The following are from one region of the Acidobacteriota bacterium genome:
- a CDS encoding DUF4097 family beta strand repeat protein — translation MQRSTIAGLVVAACLVTGAASETRKEFRFTVGPKANIVVDNEYGAITVKPGSSNQVLVVAIVHSDKVEVDPSHEGDRLEFESHLLKGADAQSGRVDYELTVPTNIPLNLTSGSGPISVERMQSDLTLGGADAVVNVRNVSHCHVHVKTMRGNVTLSDVRDGHIEISSISGEVHLNSVTGPHVQVDSGSGKVFYDGNFGSSGSYTFTTHTGDIEALVPSETSADFSARSMQGSVNSEVTLKPKEHSRFPTELGRSFFGTVGKAASEVVLKSISGTIRLKQR, via the coding sequence ATGCAACGCAGCACAATCGCGGGACTAGTCGTAGCTGCTTGTCTGGTAACGGGGGCAGCTTCCGAAACCAGGAAAGAATTCCGTTTCACGGTCGGACCGAAGGCCAACATCGTGGTCGACAACGAGTATGGCGCCATTACGGTCAAGCCGGGCAGCTCCAACCAGGTTCTGGTGGTGGCAATTGTGCATTCCGATAAGGTTGAGGTGGACCCTTCTCACGAAGGGGATCGCCTTGAGTTCGAATCTCATTTGCTGAAAGGTGCCGACGCGCAGTCCGGCCGAGTCGACTATGAACTTACGGTTCCGACGAATATCCCCTTGAACCTCACGTCGGGCAGCGGTCCCATTTCAGTCGAGCGGATGCAAAGTGATCTGACTCTCGGCGGAGCGGACGCCGTAGTGAACGTCCGCAACGTGAGCCACTGTCACGTGCACGTCAAGACGATGCGCGGCAATGTCACGCTCAGCGACGTGCGGGATGGGCACATCGAGATCAGCTCGATTAGCGGCGAAGTTCATCTGAATTCTGTTACGGGTCCGCATGTACAGGTGGATTCAGGATCTGGCAAAGTCTTCTACGACGGGAATTTTGGTTCCAGCGGTTCGTATACATTTACAACCCACACCGGCGACATCGAAGCACTGGTTCCTTCCGAGACGTCGGCTGACTTCAGCGCCCGTTCCATGCAGGGGTCTGTGAACAGCGAGGTTACTCTGAAACCGAAGGAGCACAGCCGTTTCCCAACCGAATTGGGACGTTCCTTCTTTGGCACTGTGGGGAAGGCTGCTTCCGAGGTCGTGCTCAAGTCGATCAGTGGTACAATCCGCCTCAAACAACGCTAA
- a CDS encoding sigma-70 family RNA polymerase sigma factor, producing MTDPKQAKALEADAIERAKQGDEAAFEALYNLHKRRVYSLCLRMVSNPAQAEDLAQEAFLQLFRKIGTFRGESAFSTWLHRMTVNVVLMNLRRKGLPLVSLEETLETDEETPRKELGAPDLKLTGSIDRLQLQRAIEKLPPGYKTVFVLHDVEGFEHNEIAEMVGCSIGNSKSQLHKARLKLRDALKFMRAEKAEKQA from the coding sequence TTGACCGACCCGAAACAAGCAAAAGCTCTAGAAGCAGACGCGATTGAGCGAGCGAAACAGGGGGACGAGGCTGCATTCGAAGCCTTGTACAACCTGCATAAGCGTCGCGTGTATTCGCTATGTTTACGCATGGTTTCCAATCCCGCACAGGCCGAAGATCTGGCCCAGGAAGCATTTCTTCAGCTTTTCAGAAAGATTGGAACCTTCCGGGGGGAGTCCGCCTTTTCGACCTGGCTGCACCGGATGACCGTGAACGTCGTCCTGATGAACTTGCGCCGGAAGGGTCTGCCGCTGGTCTCGCTGGAAGAAACACTGGAGACCGACGAAGAGACGCCGCGGAAAGAATTGGGAGCGCCGGATTTGAAACTCACCGGCTCGATCGACCGGCTGCAACTGCAGAGGGCGATCGAAAAATTGCCGCCGGGCTATAAGACGGTTTTTGTGTTGCATGATGTGGAAGGCTTCGAGCACAACGAGATCGCAGAAATGGTCGGGTGCTCGATTGGGAACAGCAAGTCGCAGCTCCACAAGGCAAGGTTGAAGCTGCGCGATGCATTGAAGTTCATGAGAGCCGAAAAGGCCGAGAAACAGGCGTAA
- a CDS encoding DUF1851 domain-containing protein encodes MTQRLDWDDLVIQNLPEQDCREWLSFWSGWVTGRVQPLYMSKFGDWFLRHPDGSTSELSVLEGTHIKLADTPEEFVALMNTPEWQEDHLLSLVVFQLHKIGLVPPEGQCYGFAPPPVLSGRIEAAHAMIMPIGAWQSLCAQLLGSSPMPPQALEVNLSPDGG; translated from the coding sequence ATGACGCAACGACTCGACTGGGATGATTTGGTGATCCAAAACCTGCCAGAGCAAGACTGCCGGGAGTGGCTTTCTTTTTGGTCTGGATGGGTAACGGGGCGCGTGCAGCCCCTCTACATGTCGAAGTTCGGAGATTGGTTTCTCAGACATCCAGACGGATCTACTAGCGAGCTGTCCGTGCTGGAAGGGACACATATCAAACTAGCGGACACCCCCGAGGAGTTCGTCGCGCTCATGAATACGCCCGAGTGGCAGGAAGACCACTTGCTATCGCTCGTGGTGTTTCAACTTCATAAAATAGGCCTCGTTCCCCCAGAGGGACAGTGTTATGGGTTCGCGCCTCCCCCGGTGCTTTCTGGAAGGATCGAAGCGGCCCATGCCATGATCATGCCGATTGGGGCCTGGCAGTCCCTGTGTGCACAACTTTTGGGGTCGTCCCCGATGCCTCCCCAGGCCCTTGAAGTGAACTTGTCGCCCGACGGTGGATGA
- a CDS encoding MFS transporter has product MSTFMAEIARPEPSRAYRWIVLVFISLAQGGNYYIYDSINALERIFIDKLGFSATAFGWLNASYSVAAVLTLLIGGIIIDRIGTKKALAFFAVLCLAGAAITAARGNVILMITGRTVLGLGAESMIVAVTVALAKWFKGKELSFAFGINLTIARLASVAADNSPTWAKRAFYPQGPSGEPSWQDPLFIAVGAGVLAVVCSVGYWMLETRAERRYALGKGGSVDKLEFSQMFNFDKSYWYVVALCFTFYSAIFPFRTFAIDLFTNKLLAAQGGPSASEAVHLSVLQQAGTLNSLLPFSAMIATPLFGLLADKIGRRAQLMMFASLLLMPVYLLMAYGHTSLYVPVILMGIAFSLIPAVMWPSIAYIVDESRLGTAYALMTLIQQIGFFLLNLMIGAANDFSHAGPNNPGGYAMGMWIFSILGFVGLTFAILLRKRETGPAAHGLETITAKG; this is encoded by the coding sequence ATGAGTACCTTCATGGCTGAGATTGCGCGTCCCGAACCGTCCCGCGCCTACCGTTGGATCGTCCTCGTATTTATCAGTCTCGCGCAGGGCGGCAACTACTACATTTACGACAGCATCAATGCGCTCGAGCGAATTTTCATCGACAAGCTAGGGTTCTCGGCAACCGCTTTCGGATGGCTGAACGCCAGCTATAGCGTGGCCGCGGTCCTCACGCTCCTGATCGGCGGCATCATCATCGACCGCATCGGCACGAAAAAGGCGCTGGCATTTTTCGCCGTGCTTTGCCTGGCGGGAGCCGCGATCACGGCTGCACGCGGCAACGTCATTCTGATGATCACCGGGCGCACCGTACTGGGACTGGGCGCGGAATCCATGATCGTGGCCGTTACAGTTGCCCTGGCGAAGTGGTTTAAGGGCAAGGAACTCAGCTTTGCGTTTGGAATCAATTTGACCATTGCTCGACTGGCGTCAGTAGCCGCTGACAACTCTCCAACATGGGCAAAGCGGGCATTCTATCCACAAGGACCAAGTGGAGAGCCAAGCTGGCAAGATCCACTTTTCATTGCCGTTGGAGCCGGAGTCTTAGCGGTCGTCTGTTCAGTCGGATATTGGATGTTGGAAACGCGAGCGGAAAGGCGCTATGCGCTCGGCAAGGGCGGATCGGTAGACAAGCTCGAATTTAGCCAGATGTTCAATTTCGATAAGTCGTACTGGTACGTGGTGGCACTCTGCTTCACTTTTTATTCCGCGATTTTCCCGTTCCGCACCTTTGCAATCGACCTGTTCACAAACAAGCTACTCGCTGCGCAGGGCGGGCCTTCTGCGTCAGAAGCTGTTCACCTATCCGTTCTACAGCAGGCGGGGACGCTCAACAGCCTGCTTCCCTTTTCAGCCATGATTGCAACGCCTCTTTTCGGATTGCTGGCGGACAAAATCGGCAGAAGGGCGCAGCTCATGATGTTCGCCTCTCTGTTGCTGATGCCGGTGTATCTGCTGATGGCTTACGGGCACACTTCACTCTATGTACCGGTGATCTTGATGGGAATCGCTTTTTCGCTGATCCCGGCAGTGATGTGGCCGTCGATCGCCTACATCGTGGACGAGTCCCGGCTGGGTACCGCATACGCACTGATGACGTTGATCCAGCAGATTGGCTTCTTCCTGCTGAACTTGATGATCGGTGCGGCGAATGACTTCTCCCACGCCGGACCAAACAATCCCGGCGGCTATGCTATGGGAATGTGGATTTTCTCGATTCTTGGCTTTGTGGGATTAACGTTTGCGATCCTGCTCCGAAAGCGCGAGACAGGCCCGGCGGCCCATGGGCTGGAGACGATCACTGCCAAAGGATAG
- a CDS encoding ThiF family adenylyltransferase: MSLELEDRYSRQVLFAGIGAAGQKRLLQSRVVLVGCGATGSAVASLLARSGVGMLRIIDRDYVEPSNLQRQSLFDENDARESLPKAIAATRQIARFNSQVVVEPHVEDLTPANVAALLDGVNLILDGTDNFETRYLVNDFAVKNSLPWIYAAAVGSYAVTLNILPGETACLACVFPDPPRGTVETCETAGILNSAVNLVASLAATEALKFLTGTRSKMRRTLLSWDVWQNERAEIAAATPRTGCRACGLRDFIHLAGEGRPHITMCGRNSVQIHEQQRPINFAEMKTRLQPHGTVRHNEFVLKFWHDPYEMTLFPDGRAIIKGTTDTAVARSLYARYVGS, from the coding sequence ATGTCTTTGGAACTGGAGGACCGTTACTCTCGTCAGGTGCTGTTCGCCGGAATTGGGGCGGCGGGCCAGAAACGGTTGCTGCAGTCACGCGTGGTCCTCGTGGGCTGCGGGGCAACCGGGTCGGCAGTAGCTTCTCTACTGGCGCGATCGGGGGTAGGAATGCTCCGGATTATCGATCGCGACTACGTGGAACCGAGTAATCTGCAGAGACAGTCTCTGTTCGACGAAAACGATGCTCGAGAGTCGCTTCCCAAGGCCATTGCCGCAACCCGGCAGATTGCGCGCTTCAATTCCCAGGTCGTGGTGGAACCTCACGTAGAGGATCTGACTCCGGCGAACGTCGCGGCCCTGCTGGACGGCGTAAACCTTATTCTCGACGGAACCGACAACTTCGAAACCCGTTACCTGGTGAATGACTTCGCGGTGAAGAATTCCCTGCCCTGGATTTATGCGGCGGCCGTTGGCAGCTACGCGGTCACATTGAATATTCTTCCCGGAGAAACGGCTTGCCTGGCTTGCGTTTTCCCCGATCCGCCACGTGGGACGGTGGAAACCTGCGAGACCGCGGGCATCCTGAATTCGGCCGTGAACCTGGTGGCATCCCTCGCGGCCACCGAAGCGTTGAAGTTCTTGACGGGCACCCGCTCCAAGATGCGGCGGACACTCCTTTCGTGGGATGTCTGGCAAAACGAGCGCGCGGAAATTGCTGCGGCCACTCCGCGTACCGGTTGCCGGGCCTGCGGTTTGCGAGACTTTATTCATCTGGCGGGTGAGGGGCGTCCTCACATCACGATGTGCGGCCGAAATTCCGTACAAATCCACGAACAGCAACGCCCCATCAATTTCGCCGAGATGAAGACCCGGCTCCAGCCTCATGGGACTGTGCGTCACAACGAGTTCGTCCTGAAGTTCTGGCACGACCCGTACGAGATGACTTTGTTTCCCGACGGACGCGCGATCATCAAGGGGACCACCGACACGGCCGTCGCCAGAAGCCTGTACGCGAGGTACGTAGGCAGTTGA
- a CDS encoding BamA/TamA family outer membrane protein, whose translation MSSSLSGAQVSTPQEKSAPDSPSQLGTISAYLGVPVTEIEIPGVPSEDAAHLLAATPLKLGEPLTRSTLHDAMQSLFATGRFSDIQAEAERSTAGVRLRFITVPNYFIGQITADGVSSSPSPNQLVTSSRLQLGELYSQDKLDKAQANLQRVLEDNGFHRSKISVSVQRTPEQHQIDLTFHVEPGPRATVGQIVLEGDAGFSKEELEEIAKFHPGEGVAATRLTRALQRIRARYQKQDRLLAQVSAAVRTYRTENNTVDYTFKVERGPVVEIAADGFDVSQRQLRKLVPIYEEGAVDDDLLNEGRRNLQNHLQALGYFSANVAVSQRGAQDGKNLRVIYAITPGDRHRLAAIRISGNKLFEDDLIRGQMLSQPAGRLFSHGRYSDALLEGDVRNIQELYRSAGFRQVQVTSKLQDNYQGDPVQIAVNIEIQEGPQTRVSSVSIAGNYNIPTEQLTPRLSTEEGQGFNESSLSDDRDTILEKYFDNGFTNATIDVSYVPDAGSTAEAPGVGVVFNIHEGEQFFVSRVYLNGLHYTRPGVARREVRVLPGAPLSQQDMLESQRSLYNLGLFNEVDTAIQNPDGTESRKNVLVSVRETKRYTFDYGIGFEFQTGQPSVGTNQPLGQTGVSPRVSFGVSRLNIGGRHQTVSAKTSLSRLQQRGLISFEAPKLLNKDLNFSIRLLYDNTVDVSTFTSQRTEATLQTVQILKKVGDRELDSMAYRFSYRRVQASNIQVSDNLVPLLSKPTRVGEPNFLYVRNRRDNDLETNHGSYTTFEGGVAASYFGSEADFSRFLVKNSTYYPFLRNRRSGTSFVFARSTSVGLENPFGDTVLQGPSDQISPGHTLIPLPERFFMGGGSSHRGFGLNQAGPRDPFTGFPIGGSALFLNNVELRFPSVALPYLHDSIGFTVFHDVGNVFSTPQNMIQSLGQWHQPNPDACKNQNGAHNEFSECNYNYVSQAIGLGVRYQTPIGPLRLDFGYNLNPPFFPSFTNIVVNQIDGTRTGQFGFQRAGHFNFSFSIGQSF comes from the coding sequence ATGTCTAGTTCGCTCAGTGGGGCGCAGGTGTCGACACCCCAGGAAAAATCAGCGCCGGACTCGCCGTCTCAACTCGGCACGATCTCCGCATATCTCGGTGTGCCTGTCACCGAGATCGAGATTCCCGGCGTTCCTTCTGAGGATGCCGCGCATCTGCTGGCCGCCACGCCTCTCAAGCTAGGCGAACCGCTGACACGCTCGACATTGCATGATGCGATGCAGTCCCTGTTTGCCACGGGGCGCTTCTCGGACATTCAGGCTGAGGCCGAGCGTTCCACCGCCGGCGTGCGGTTACGGTTCATCACTGTCCCGAATTATTTCATCGGCCAAATTACGGCGGACGGTGTTTCCAGTAGTCCTTCTCCGAACCAGCTCGTGACCTCAAGCCGCCTGCAACTGGGCGAACTCTATTCCCAGGACAAACTCGACAAGGCGCAAGCCAATCTGCAACGTGTACTTGAGGACAATGGATTTCACCGCTCGAAGATTTCCGTTTCGGTGCAACGTACTCCGGAGCAGCACCAGATCGATTTAACATTTCACGTAGAGCCCGGCCCGCGTGCCACCGTAGGACAAATCGTTTTAGAAGGCGATGCCGGGTTCTCCAAGGAAGAACTGGAAGAGATTGCAAAATTTCATCCCGGCGAAGGCGTCGCTGCCACTCGTCTGACCCGTGCGCTCCAACGGATTCGCGCGCGCTATCAGAAGCAGGATCGCTTGCTCGCGCAAGTCTCGGCCGCAGTCCGCACCTACCGTACTGAAAACAACACGGTGGATTACACCTTCAAGGTGGAGCGTGGCCCGGTCGTCGAAATTGCCGCAGATGGATTCGATGTCAGCCAGCGTCAGCTTCGCAAACTCGTTCCGATCTACGAGGAGGGCGCGGTCGATGATGACTTGCTCAACGAGGGCCGGCGGAATCTGCAGAACCACCTGCAGGCTCTCGGTTACTTTTCAGCAAATGTTGCCGTGAGCCAACGCGGTGCGCAGGACGGGAAAAATCTGCGCGTCATCTATGCCATCACTCCCGGCGACCGCCACCGGCTTGCGGCCATCCGAATTTCGGGCAACAAGCTGTTTGAAGACGATCTCATTCGCGGGCAGATGCTGAGCCAGCCGGCTGGGCGCCTCTTCAGCCACGGACGATACAGCGATGCGCTGCTCGAAGGGGATGTTCGTAACATTCAGGAGTTGTACCGCTCCGCCGGTTTCCGGCAAGTACAAGTGACCAGCAAATTGCAGGACAACTATCAAGGCGATCCCGTGCAGATTGCCGTCAATATTGAAATCCAGGAAGGCCCGCAGACGCGGGTGAGCTCGGTGAGCATCGCCGGCAACTACAACATTCCGACGGAGCAATTGACTCCCAGGCTTTCCACGGAAGAAGGCCAGGGGTTCAACGAATCCAGTCTTTCCGATGACCGCGACACAATCCTTGAAAAATATTTTGACAACGGTTTTACCAACGCGACGATCGATGTCAGCTACGTTCCGGATGCTGGCTCAACAGCGGAGGCGCCGGGAGTCGGCGTCGTTTTCAATATCCACGAGGGCGAGCAATTTTTCGTCAGCCGTGTCTATCTGAACGGCTTGCACTACACGCGTCCCGGAGTAGCTCGGCGCGAAGTGCGCGTATTGCCGGGCGCTCCGCTCAGCCAGCAGGACATGCTCGAATCCCAGCGCAGCCTCTACAACCTGGGTTTGTTCAACGAGGTTGACACCGCGATTCAGAACCCCGACGGCACCGAGTCTCGCAAGAATGTGCTGGTCTCCGTCCGCGAAACCAAGCGTTATACCTTCGACTACGGAATCGGATTTGAATTTCAAACGGGACAGCCTTCGGTCGGTACTAACCAGCCGCTTGGCCAGACCGGTGTCAGTCCGAGGGTTTCCTTTGGAGTGAGCCGTCTTAATATTGGGGGCCGTCACCAGACAGTAAGCGCAAAGACCAGCCTTAGCCGTCTGCAGCAAAGAGGACTGATCAGCTTCGAAGCTCCCAAGCTGCTGAACAAGGACTTGAATTTTTCGATCCGTCTGCTTTATGACAACACCGTCGATGTCTCGACGTTTACCTCGCAACGTACCGAAGCCACTCTGCAAACGGTCCAGATATTGAAAAAAGTTGGAGACCGCGAACTGGATAGCATGGCCTATCGCTTTTCCTATCGGCGGGTCCAAGCGAGCAACATTCAAGTGTCCGACAATCTCGTCCCGTTACTTTCCAAGCCGACGCGCGTGGGCGAGCCGAACTTTCTCTACGTGCGCAACCGGCGTGACAACGATCTGGAAACCAATCATGGCAGCTACACCACGTTCGAGGGCGGGGTCGCGGCCAGCTATTTCGGTTCGGAAGCTGATTTCAGCAGATTTCTGGTCAAGAACTCGACGTACTATCCTTTCCTGCGCAATCGCCGCAGCGGCACGTCCTTTGTGTTCGCCCGTTCCACGAGCGTAGGCCTTGAGAATCCCTTCGGAGATACGGTCTTGCAGGGCCCGTCGGACCAGATTTCCCCTGGACATACTCTCATCCCTCTGCCCGAGCGGTTCTTCATGGGCGGCGGCAGTTCTCATCGGGGCTTTGGTTTGAACCAGGCGGGGCCGCGTGATCCCTTTACTGGATTTCCGATCGGAGGCAGCGCGCTCTTCCTGAACAATGTGGAACTGCGTTTCCCCAGCGTCGCCCTGCCGTACCTGCACGACAGCATCGGCTTCACGGTCTTTCACGACGTGGGGAATGTGTTTTCCACTCCGCAGAACATGATCCAGAGCCTCGGGCAGTGGCATCAGCCGAATCCCGACGCCTGCAAGAATCAAAATGGAGCTCACAATGAATTTTCGGAGTGTAACTATAACTATGTCTCGCAAGCGATTGGCTTAGGGGTGCGTTATCAGACACCCATCGGGCCGTTGCGCCTGGATTTCGGCTACAATCTGAATCCGCCATTCTTTCCAAGTTTTACGAACATCGTGGTGAACCAGATCGACGGAACCCGTACGGGGCAGTTTGGTTTTCAGCGCGCCGGGCACTTCAATTTTTCGTTTAGCATTGGACAGTCCTTCTGA